The Helicobacter mustelae genome has a segment encoding these proteins:
- the trpS gene encoding tryptophan--tRNA ligase: MQMQRVFSGIQPTGKIHLGNYLGAVRNWVDLEEQFENIFCIVNSHAITTTQDPKELRGKTYELANMLLACGIHPKKSHIFIQSEVEEHPALAWILDCNIAMGEMSRMTQYKDKSQKNPKNINVGLFNYPALMAADILLYQADLVPVGEDQKQHLELTRNVAQKFNRDFGECFKIPEPMIPKIGARVMGLDDPSVKMSKSHTGANHAIFLMDTPEEILKKFKKATTDSEGIIAFDENRPGVYNLLCMYETFSGLSRDAIERHFDGKGYGDLKKEVAELVISALTPIKQRYKELANDMGYVEKILSEGRDRARQIASVTYKKAKELIGLI; encoded by the coding sequence ATGCAGATGCAACGTGTTTTTTCAGGGATCCAGCCTACAGGGAAAATCCATCTAGGCAATTACCTAGGCGCAGTGAGAAATTGGGTGGATTTAGAGGAGCAATTTGAAAATATTTTTTGCATTGTAAATTCTCATGCCATCACCACCACCCAAGATCCCAAAGAGCTTAGAGGAAAGACCTATGAGCTTGCCAATATGCTTTTGGCCTGCGGGATTCATCCAAAAAAATCCCATATTTTTATTCAGAGTGAAGTGGAGGAACACCCAGCGCTTGCTTGGATTTTGGATTGCAATATCGCAATGGGAGAAATGAGTCGCATGACTCAATACAAGGACAAATCCCAAAAAAATCCCAAAAATATCAATGTGGGACTGTTTAACTATCCCGCATTGATGGCAGCAGATATCTTGCTCTACCAGGCAGATCTTGTACCAGTTGGCGAGGATCAAAAACAGCATCTAGAGCTCACGCGTAATGTTGCCCAAAAATTCAATCGCGATTTTGGAGAATGCTTTAAGATCCCAGAGCCCATGATCCCCAAAATCGGAGCTAGGGTGATGGGGTTAGATGATCCTAGCGTGAAGATGAGTAAATCTCACACCGGGGCTAATCATGCGATTTTTTTGATGGATACGCCAGAGGAAATTCTCAAGAAATTCAAAAAGGCCACCACGGATTCTGAGGGAATCATCGCTTTTGATGAAAATCGCCCAGGAGTTTATAATCTTTTGTGCATGTATGAGACTTTTAGTGGACTTTCTCGTGATGCTATTGAGAGGCATTTTGATGGCAAGGGGTATGGGGATTTGAAAAAAGAAGTTGCAGAGCTAGTAATCTCTGCGCTCACGCCCATAAAGCAGCGATATAAGGAATTGGCAAATGACATGGGCTATGTCGAAAAAATCTTGAGTGAAGGTAGGGATCGCGCCCGCCAAATCGCATCTGTGACGTATAAAAAAGCCAAAGAACTCATTGGATTAATCTAG
- the secG gene encoding preprotein translocase subunit SecG has translation MISTLFILQIILTILIVIIVLMQKSSSIGLGVYSGSNESLFGAKGPAGFLAKLTFFLGILFLINTVSLGYLYNKDYGRSITDNVEKKSLIPQNPFENKLQLPATPSAPLLQKKEQK, from the coding sequence ATGATTAGCACTCTTTTTATTTTACAAATCATTTTGACAATCCTCATTGTCATCATTGTATTAATGCAAAAAAGTTCTAGCATCGGGCTAGGCGTTTATAGCGGTAGCAATGAGTCGCTTTTTGGCGCGAAGGGCCCAGCGGGATTTCTAGCAAAGCTCACCTTTTTTCTAGGCATCCTCTTTCTAATCAATACTGTCTCTCTAGGCTATCTCTACAACAAAGATTATGGGAGAAGCATCACAGATAATGTGGAGAAAAAAAGCCTCATTCCACAAAATCCATTCGAAAATAAATTACAACTTCCCGCCACGCCAAGTGCGCCATTACTTCAAAAAAAGGAACAAAAATGA